A part of Indicator indicator isolate 239-I01 chromosome 15, UM_Iind_1.1, whole genome shotgun sequence genomic DNA contains:
- the IL17RD gene encoding interleukin-17 receptor D, with translation MVLKDPKQLSPSFKRTGMESQPFVNLKFETDYFVKIVPFPSLKNESNYHPFFFRTRPCELLLQPENLVCKPYWKPRNLNVTQQGFNMQVSFDHAPLNFGFKYYFLHYKLKHEGSFKQKTCKQEQNTDTTSCVLQNVSPGDYIIELVDDTNTTRKTMHYALKPVHSPWAGPIRAIAITVPLVVISAFATLFTVMCRKKQQENIYSHLDEESSESSAYAAGLHVERLHPRPKVFICYSSKDCQKHINVIQCFAYFLQDFCGCEVALDLWEDLKICKEDQKEWLVKKINESQFIIIVCSKGMKYFVEKRNWKHRGVTKDAGKGELFLFAVLTVAEKLRQAKQNSDDLCKFIAVYFDYSCEGDIPGILDLSTKYKLMDNLPQLYSHLHSRDHSVQDSEVFPVNISKRNYFRSKSGRSLYVAICNMHQFIDQEPDWFEKQFIPFPPPSLHYSEPVMEKFDSGLVLNDLVNKQVMDGDFYLKTDVNIIAAGNSDSHCIIQHLNLGEDIETQDIQGGGSSVLQPLLHVVKASNLKDMPRDSGIYDSSVPSSELSLPLMEGLLTDQIETSSITGSVSSSSGLGEEEPPVIATTKFLMPGICKAELHCHIHTDELQAIAPL, from the exons ATGGTTTTAAAAGATCCAAAGCAACTCAGCCCCAGTTTTAAACGAACA GGAATGGAATCCCAGCCCTTTGTAAACCTCAAGTTTGAAACAGATTACTTTGTAAAGattgttccttttccttcccttaaaaatgaaagcaattaTCACCCGTTCTTCTTCCGAACTAGAC CATGTGAATTGTTACTACAGCCAGAAAACCTTGTCTGCAAACCTT ACTGGAAGCCAAGGAATCTGAACGTTACCCAACAGGGTTTCAACATGCAAGTGTCTTTTGACCATGCACCTCTCAACTTCGGTTTTAAATACTACTTTCTTCACTACAAACTCAAGCATGAAGGGTCATTTAAGCAAAAAACCTGCAAACAG GAACAAAACACAGATACTACAAGTTGTGTTCTTCAGAACGTATCTCCAGGGGATTATATAATTGAG CTGGTTGATGACACCAATACAACAAGGAAAACGATGCATTATGCACTAAAACCAG TGCATTCTCCATGGGCTGGACCGATAAGAGCTATTGCCATTACAGTCCCTTTAGTTGTCATCTCAGCATTCGCAACGCTTTTCACAGTGATGTGTCGCAAGAAACAGCAAG AAAATATATATTCCCATTTAGATGAAGAGAGCTCAGAATCTTCAGCATATGCTGCAGGTCTCCATGTGGAAAGACTTCATCCACGACCAAAAGTGTTCATCTGCTATTCCAGTAAAGATTGCCAGAAACACATTAATGTCATCCAATGCTTTGCATATTTTCTTCAGGACTTTTGTGGCTGTGAG gtggCTCTGGATTTGTGGGAAGATCTAAAAATTTGTAAGGAAGATCAGAAGGAGTGGCTCGTTAAAAAAATTAACGAGTCCCAATTTATCATCATTGTCTGTTCCAAAGGAATGAAATACTTTGTAGAAAAAAGGAACTGGAAGCACCGAGGAGTAACCAAAGatgcaggaaaaggagaattatttctgtttgctgtgttGACTGTTGCAGAGAAGCTTCGTCAAGCAAAGCAGAATTCAGATGACCTCTGCAAGTTCATTGCAGTCTACTTTGATTATTCCTGTGAAGGAGATATCCCTGGTATCCTGGATCTAAGTACAAAATACAAACTCATGGACAATCTCCCTCAGCTGTATTCACATTTACACTCTAGAGATCATAGTGTACAGGATTCAGAGGTGTTTCCTGTTAACATTAGTAAAAGGAATTATTTCAGGAGCAAATCCGGGAGGTCTCTTTATGTTGCTATTTGCAACATGCATCAGTTCATTGATCAGGAACCAGACTGGTTTGAGAAACAATTtattcccttccctccaccttCTTTACATTACTCTGAGCCTGTCATGGAAAAATTTGATTCAGGCTTGGTTTTAAATGACTTAGTGAATAAACAGGTGATGGATGGCGATTTTTACCTGAAAACAGATGTAAATATTATTGCAGCAGGGAATTCAGACTCTCATTGTATAATTCAGCACTTAAACCTTGGAGAAGATATAGAAACTCAGGACATTCAAGGTGGTGGCAGCTCTGTTCTTCAGCCATTGTTGCATGTTGTTAAAGCTTCAAATCTTAAAGATATGCCTCGAGATTCTGGAATCTATGATTCATCTGTTCCTTCATCTGAATTATCTTTACCGTTAATGGAAGGACTATTGACAGACCAAATTGAAACATCTTCCATTACAGGAAGTGTTTCTTCATCTTCAGGTTTAG gggaagaagaacctcctgTAATCGCCACTACAAAGTTCTTAATGCCTGGAATATGTAAAGCAGAACTTCATTGCCATATCCATACTGATGAACTGCAGGCAATTGCTCCTTTATAA